From Streptomyces sp. NBC_01460, a single genomic window includes:
- a CDS encoding SCO family protein codes for MHSKKTVLAAAFAAVAALTLSACGSGGDPADDSVAEVSSGTESKPATVLDQPFTKPDLVLTDTHGKTYDLREKTKGKPTLIYFGYTNCPDVCPLTMSNIAVAKRALPKADQEKLQVVFVTTDPERDTPASLGSWLGAQDPDFTGLTGDFPTIQAGARQIGIGIDPPKKEKDGTVVSMHGAQVIAFSPKTDKGYVLYSEDTTAEDYTEDLPELVKGETP; via the coding sequence ATGCACAGCAAGAAGACGGTGCTGGCCGCGGCGTTCGCCGCCGTGGCCGCACTGACCCTGTCGGCATGCGGCAGCGGAGGGGACCCGGCGGACGATTCCGTCGCCGAGGTCTCCTCCGGGACCGAGTCCAAGCCCGCCACCGTGCTCGACCAGCCCTTCACCAAACCGGACCTCGTTCTCACCGACACGCACGGCAAGACGTACGACCTGCGCGAGAAGACCAAGGGCAAGCCGACGCTCATCTACTTCGGCTACACCAACTGCCCCGACGTGTGCCCGCTCACCATGAGCAACATCGCCGTGGCCAAGCGGGCCCTGCCCAAGGCCGACCAGGAGAAGCTCCAGGTCGTCTTCGTCACGACGGACCCCGAGCGGGACACCCCGGCGTCCCTGGGCAGCTGGCTCGGCGCCCAGGATCCCGACTTCACCGGCCTGACCGGCGACTTCCCGACCATCCAGGCGGGAGCACGGCAGATCGGCATCGGCATCGACCCTCCGAAGAAGGAGAAGGACGGCACGGTCGTCTCGATGCACGGCGCCCAGGTCATCGCGTTCTCCCCGAAAACCGACAAGGGGTACGTGCTCTACAGCGAGGACACCACGGCCGAGGACTACACCGAGGACCTCCCCGAACTCGTCAAGGGGGAGACCCCGTGA
- a CDS encoding PP2C family protein-serine/threonine phosphatase has product MGVCDAVRHNALVGKLPAMSAPHLPKVAGIDPMVPVSTHTVAPTEGALSAPGAFLQDRLAGWVSDLTTLHELTERLTGTSTLDSALHEVLSAGAALVGAGRGLLVLAPADGGGPSRTIGLGLAHAELGHIETVPRSATAHGRFLDGLPDTDTPLAGPDILGDAGLDPRCREVAAQLGYAASYTQPLSTGTAGRLGAAVWLYDEPAEPLERQCHLVGVYARYAGEHLGRLLELERARADAAVIAEELLPSRLPRIPGVRLAARHRAAPEGGGDWYDALPLPDDALGLSVGSVGGSGPTALAAMGRLRAGLRAYAVMEGEDPVAVLSDLELLLRLTEPARVATALYAYCEPDRRTIVLAGAGHTPPLVTGDRRTEFVETTLSAPLGMLSCWEAPSVEFTPRPGETVLFYTDALLRSTGDTMDRAFARLHAAAAGVPKVLRQDPGAVADHILRCLLPDGPDGSSSTEDVVLLAARFD; this is encoded by the coding sequence ATGGGGGTTTGCGATGCTGTTCGACACAACGCACTGGTCGGAAAGCTGCCTGCCATGAGCGCACCCCACCTTCCGAAAGTGGCTGGAATCGATCCCATGGTTCCCGTTTCAACGCACACTGTCGCGCCCACGGAAGGTGCTCTGTCCGCACCGGGAGCCTTCCTCCAGGACCGGCTGGCCGGCTGGGTCTCCGACCTCACCACCCTGCACGAACTGACCGAACGGCTGACCGGCACCAGCACCCTGGACAGCGCCCTCCATGAAGTCCTGAGCGCCGGAGCCGCCCTCGTGGGCGCCGGCCGGGGGCTCCTCGTCCTCGCGCCCGCCGACGGCGGTGGGCCCTCCCGCACGATCGGGCTCGGACTCGCCCACGCCGAACTGGGACACATCGAGACGGTGCCACGCAGCGCGACCGCCCACGGTCGCTTCCTCGACGGCCTGCCGGACACCGACACCCCCCTGGCCGGCCCCGACATCCTCGGCGACGCCGGCCTCGACCCCCGCTGCCGCGAGGTCGCCGCACAGCTCGGGTACGCCGCCAGTTACACACAGCCCCTCTCGACCGGGACCGCCGGCCGGCTCGGCGCGGCCGTCTGGCTGTACGACGAACCGGCCGAGCCGCTGGAACGCCAGTGCCATCTCGTCGGGGTGTACGCCCGCTACGCCGGCGAACATCTGGGCCGGCTGCTCGAGCTGGAACGCGCCAGGGCCGACGCCGCCGTCATCGCCGAGGAGCTCCTCCCCAGCAGGCTGCCCCGGATCCCCGGCGTACGTCTGGCCGCGCGCCACCGGGCCGCGCCCGAGGGCGGAGGCGACTGGTACGACGCGCTGCCCCTCCCGGACGACGCGCTCGGCCTGTCGGTCGGATCGGTCGGAGGCTCCGGGCCGACCGCCCTGGCCGCCATGGGCCGGCTCCGCGCCGGCCTGCGCGCGTACGCCGTGATGGAGGGCGAGGACCCCGTCGCCGTGCTCTCCGACCTCGAACTGCTGCTGCGCCTGACCGAACCGGCCCGTGTGGCGACCGCCCTCTACGCCTACTGCGAACCCGACCGGCGCACGATCGTGCTGGCGGGCGCCGGGCACACGCCTCCCCTGGTGACCGGCGACCGGCGCACCGAATTCGTGGAGACGACCCTTTCCGCGCCCCTGGGCATGCTCTCCTGCTGGGAGGCGCCGAGCGTGGAGTTCACGCCCCGCCCCGGCGAGACGGTGCTCTTCTACACCGACGCGCTGCTCCGCAGCACCGGCGACACCATGGACCGCGCGTTCGCACGGCTGCACGCGGCGGCGGCCGGTGTACCGAAGGTCCTGCGCCAGGACCCCGGGGCGGTCGCGGACCACATCCTGCGTTGCCTCCTGCCCGACGGCCCGGACGGAAGCAGCTCCACCGAGGACGTCGTCCTGCTGGCCGCGCGCTTCGACTGA
- a CDS encoding DUF5926 family protein, protein MAKKRPQSKAGKPQLKDGEIPVVGAREPCPCGSGRRYKACHGRAAAHAVTELVQRPFEGIPGECDWIALRELVPAATVELTLRDGLPEGVPSVSLATVLPMAWPALRRDDGSVLLALQNDTSSGDLSRDLADTLQRALEAEPGSPVTARRVPADGPRLQDLLDPAAAFEPVVHSGFEFWVPDAENATAEVSASLERANAAAIPTTRLSGVDAAYWCETPEKNHLRWVMPQPEEQLLDALARLHAAGASSLGEGTRLVGSFRAHGLMVPVWDLPSAMGAEECEKPAAQFAERLAEALASDAPLTAEERRARGGLTNRQVTLS, encoded by the coding sequence ATGGCCAAGAAGCGCCCTCAGTCCAAGGCCGGGAAGCCGCAGCTCAAGGACGGTGAAATCCCGGTCGTAGGGGCCCGCGAGCCCTGCCCGTGCGGTTCGGGCCGCCGTTACAAGGCCTGTCACGGACGCGCCGCCGCTCACGCGGTGACCGAGCTGGTCCAGCGCCCCTTCGAGGGAATCCCGGGCGAGTGCGACTGGATCGCCCTGCGCGAGCTGGTCCCCGCCGCCACCGTCGAGCTGACCCTGAGGGACGGGCTCCCCGAGGGCGTGCCCTCCGTGTCGCTCGCGACCGTGCTGCCGATGGCGTGGCCGGCGCTGCGCCGTGACGACGGTTCGGTCCTGCTCGCCCTCCAGAACGACACCTCGTCCGGCGACCTCAGCCGTGACCTCGCGGACACCCTGCAGCGTGCGCTGGAGGCGGAGCCCGGCTCGCCGGTGACCGCCCGCCGGGTGCCCGCCGACGGCCCGCGCCTGCAGGACCTCCTCGACCCCGCCGCCGCGTTCGAGCCGGTCGTGCACTCCGGCTTCGAATTCTGGGTCCCGGACGCGGAGAACGCCACGGCGGAGGTGTCCGCCTCCCTGGAGCGCGCCAACGCGGCCGCCATCCCCACCACCCGGCTCTCCGGCGTGGACGCCGCCTACTGGTGCGAGACGCCGGAGAAGAACCACCTGCGCTGGGTCATGCCGCAACCCGAGGAGCAGCTCCTCGACGCCCTCGCCCGGCTGCACGCGGCGGGCGCCTCCTCGCTCGGCGAGGGGACCCGCCTGGTGGGCTCGTTCCGTGCCCACGGGCTGATGGTCCCGGTCTGGGACCTGCCGAGCGCGATGGGGGCCGAGGAGTGCGAGAAGCCCGCGGCGCAGTTCGCGGAGCGGCTCGCCGAAGCCCTCGCCTCCGACGCTCCGCTCACGGCCGAGGAGCGCCGGGCGCGCGGAGGGCTCACCAACCGCCAGGTGACGCTCAGCTGA
- a CDS encoding aminopeptidase P family protein, which yields MSEELAPETPETAETEPIKQRKNGLYPGISDELAENMKSGWADTELHGLEPIAQASYTAARRAALSARFPGERLVVPAGNLKTRSNDTEYAFRASTEYAYLTGDLTQDSVLVLEPVDGGHEATVYLVPRSDRENGEFWLDGQGELWVGRRNSLTEAEQLLGIPAKDVRELPAALAEATGPVRTVRGHDAGIETALTDKVTAERDEELRVFLSEARLVKDAFEVAELQRACDATARGFEDVVKVLDRAEATSERYIEGTFFLRARVDGNDIGYGSICAAGPHATTLHWVRNDGAVRSGELLLLDAGVETTELYTADVTRTLPINGTFSPLQRKIYDAVYEAQEAGIAAVKPGAAFRDFHDAAQRVLAEKLVEWGLLGDLSVEKVLELGLQRRWTLHGTGHMLGMDVHDCAAARTESYVNGTLEPGVCLTVEPGLYFQADDLTVPEEYRGIGVRIEDDILVTEDGNRNLSAALPRRADEVEAWMAGLKG from the coding sequence GTGTCTGAGGAGCTCGCCCCGGAGACCCCGGAAACAGCGGAGACAGAGCCGATCAAGCAGCGGAAGAACGGCCTGTACCCGGGCATTTCCGATGAGCTCGCCGAGAACATGAAGTCCGGCTGGGCCGACACCGAGCTGCACGGCCTGGAGCCGATCGCCCAGGCCTCGTACACCGCCGCCCGTCGCGCCGCGCTGTCCGCGCGCTTCCCCGGCGAGCGGCTCGTCGTTCCCGCGGGCAACCTGAAGACCCGCTCCAACGACACCGAGTACGCCTTCCGCGCCTCCACCGAGTACGCCTACCTCACCGGCGACCTGACCCAGGACAGCGTCCTGGTGCTGGAGCCGGTGGACGGCGGACACGAGGCGACGGTCTACCTAGTGCCCCGCTCCGACCGCGAGAACGGCGAGTTCTGGCTCGACGGCCAGGGCGAGCTCTGGGTCGGCCGCCGCAACTCCCTGACCGAGGCCGAGCAGCTGCTCGGTATCCCGGCGAAGGACGTCCGCGAGCTCCCGGCGGCGCTGGCCGAGGCCACCGGCCCGGTGCGCACGGTCCGCGGGCACGACGCGGGCATCGAGACCGCCCTCACCGACAAGGTCACCGCCGAGCGCGACGAGGAGCTGCGCGTCTTCCTCTCCGAGGCCCGGCTGGTCAAGGACGCCTTCGAGGTCGCCGAACTGCAGAGGGCCTGCGACGCCACGGCACGCGGCTTCGAGGACGTCGTGAAGGTCCTCGACAGGGCCGAGGCCACCAGCGAGCGCTACATCGAGGGCACGTTCTTCCTGCGGGCCCGCGTCGACGGCAACGACATCGGCTACGGCTCGATCTGCGCGGCCGGCCCGCACGCCACCACGCTGCACTGGGTCCGCAACGACGGCGCGGTCCGCTCCGGCGAGCTCCTGCTGCTCGACGCGGGGGTGGAGACCACCGAGCTCTACACCGCCGACGTGACGCGGACGCTGCCCATCAACGGCACGTTCTCGCCGCTGCAGCGCAAGATCTACGACGCCGTCTACGAGGCCCAGGAGGCCGGCATCGCGGCCGTGAAGCCCGGCGCCGCCTTCCGGGACTTCCACGACGCCGCGCAGCGGGTCCTCGCCGAGAAGCTGGTCGAGTGGGGCCTGCTGGGCGACCTGTCCGTGGAGAAGGTTCTGGAGCTGGGCCTCCAGCGCCGCTGGACGCTGCACGGCACCGGGCACATGCTCGGTATGGACGTCCACGACTGCGCCGCCGCGCGCACCGAGTCGTACGTGAACGGCACCCTGGAGCCCGGGGTCTGCCTCACCGTCGAGCCCGGACTGTACTTCCAGGCCGACGACCTGACCGTGCCCGAGGAGTACCGGGGCATCGGCGTGCGGATCGAGGACGACATCCTCGTGACCGAGGACGGCAACCGGAACCTGTCGGCCGCGCTGCCGCGCCGGGCCGACGAGGTCGAGGCGTGGATGGCCGGGCTCAAGGGCTGA
- a CDS encoding YcnI family copper-binding membrane protein codes for MNVSRIALVGGVAASTVLLLAGTASAHVSVQPQGEAAKGGYATVNFKVPNERDDASTVKLEVNFPTDHPLASVSPQPVAGWKIEVTKSKLAEPLDVHGKKINEAVSKVTWTADGKGIEPGFFQQFPLSVGQLPEDADQLVFKALQTYSNKEVVRWIEEPTEGGEEPESPAPVLALTAPAADTHGAAADDKSGDTEKAKETTASSDDASSSNSDGTARVLGIVGIVVGIAGVGFGVLAGRRRSA; via the coding sequence ATGAACGTTTCCCGTATCGCCCTCGTCGGCGGCGTCGCCGCGTCCACCGTCCTGCTGCTCGCCGGTACGGCCTCCGCGCACGTCAGCGTGCAGCCGCAGGGCGAGGCCGCCAAGGGCGGGTACGCCACCGTCAACTTCAAGGTCCCCAACGAGCGCGACGACGCCTCCACCGTGAAGCTCGAGGTGAACTTCCCGACCGACCACCCGCTGGCGTCCGTCAGCCCGCAGCCGGTGGCCGGCTGGAAGATCGAGGTCACCAAGAGCAAGCTGGCCGAACCGCTCGACGTGCACGGGAAGAAGATCAACGAGGCCGTCTCCAAGGTCACCTGGACCGCGGACGGCAAGGGGATCGAGCCCGGCTTCTTCCAGCAGTTCCCGCTCTCGGTCGGGCAGCTTCCCGAGGACGCCGACCAGCTGGTCTTCAAGGCGCTCCAGACGTACAGCAACAAGGAGGTCGTCCGCTGGATCGAGGAGCCCACCGAGGGCGGCGAAGAGCCCGAGAGCCCGGCTCCCGTCCTCGCCCTGACGGCCCCGGCCGCGGACACCCACGGCGCGGCCGCGGACGACAAGAGCGGCGACACGGAGAAGGCGAAGGAGACGACGGCGTCCTCGGACGACGCGTCCTCGTCGAACAGTGACGGCACCGCCCGCGTCCTGGGCATCGTCGGCATCGTCGTCGGCATCGCGGGAGTCGGGTTCGGCGTGCTCGCCGGCCGGCGCCGCAGCGCCTGA
- a CDS encoding copper chaperone PCu(A)C yields the protein MNRRTVVGGALALTTGLALSACSSDSVPRLEVTGAFMPQPVSDMAAGFLLVKNSGDATDRLTSVTSALSDHVSIHETKDRTMRMVTSFEVPAGGELDLERGGNHIMFTGLKQQPKRGETVSVELHFEKADPITVDIPVKETTYNPKKQ from the coding sequence GTGAACCGCCGCACGGTCGTCGGCGGCGCCCTGGCCCTCACCACCGGGCTGGCGCTGTCGGCGTGTTCCTCGGACAGCGTGCCGCGGCTGGAGGTGACGGGGGCGTTCATGCCGCAGCCCGTCAGCGACATGGCGGCCGGTTTCCTCCTCGTGAAGAACAGCGGCGACGCCACCGACCGGCTCACCTCGGTGACCAGCGCTCTCTCCGACCACGTCTCCATCCACGAGACGAAGGACCGGACCATGCGCATGGTCACGTCGTTCGAGGTGCCCGCCGGTGGCGAGCTCGACCTCGAACGCGGCGGCAACCACATCATGTTCACGGGTCTCAAGCAGCAGCCCAAGCGGGGGGAGACGGTCTCCGTGGAACTGCACTTCGAGAAGGCCGACCCCATCACGGTCGACATCCCCGTGAAGGAGACCACCTACAACCCGAAGAAGCAGTGA
- a CDS encoding bifunctional DNA primase/polymerase translates to MREILGRRRRHRPRRKGSSAQLDAVLTCATAWKWPVLPGAGLATGAVRGERGRGCACPDPECAVPGAHPFDPGLLAATTDARMVRWWWTNRPTAPVLLATGGPAPCALSLPAVAGARALTALDVMGLRLGPVVATPTRWSLLVAPYTLERLGELLHAKDWVPSSLRFHGEGGYLVLPPSEVGTGQVRWERAPEAGNAVPWLPDVESVLDALVEASNGAPDGGSRLAY, encoded by the coding sequence ATGCGCGAGATCCTCGGAAGGCGACGCAGGCACCGGCCCCGGCGCAAGGGAAGTTCCGCCCAGCTCGACGCGGTGCTGACCTGTGCCACAGCCTGGAAGTGGCCCGTGCTCCCCGGAGCAGGGCTGGCGACGGGAGCCGTACGCGGCGAACGCGGCCGCGGCTGCGCCTGTCCCGACCCCGAGTGCGCCGTACCCGGCGCACATCCCTTCGATCCCGGTCTCCTCGCGGCGACCACCGACGCACGCATGGTGCGCTGGTGGTGGACCAACCGGCCCACCGCGCCCGTCCTCCTCGCCACGGGCGGCCCGGCGCCCTGCGCGCTGAGCCTGCCGGCCGTGGCGGGAGCCCGGGCGCTGACCGCGCTCGACGTCATGGGGCTGCGGCTCGGTCCCGTGGTGGCGACCCCCACCAGGTGGTCGCTGCTGGTCGCCCCGTACACCCTGGAGCGGCTCGGCGAACTGCTGCACGCCAAGGACTGGGTGCCGAGCTCCCTGCGCTTCCACGGGGAGGGCGGCTACCTCGTCCTGCCTCCCTCCGAGGTGGGTACGGGACAGGTGCGCTGGGAGCGCGCACCGGAGGCCGGGAACGCCGTGCCGTGGCTCCCGGACGTCGAATCGGTCCTGGACGCACTCGTCGAGGCGAGCAACGGGGCTCCGGACGGCGGCAGCCGGCTCGCCTACTGA
- a CDS encoding copper resistance CopC/CopD family protein codes for MTATAPPSGPSLIRRPHAAVAHLAALISLLFGLVLACASPASAHAALTGSDPQDGAVVATAPGEVTLTFSEQIAMSDDSIRVLDPSGKRADDGAPRDLTAGGAVRYGVQLHSGLPDGTYTVAWQAVSADSHPVSGAFTFSVGAPSETTVALPSDSAGGGLVGALYGIARYAAYAGFILLAGGSAFVLACWQRGAGARPLQRLVVRGWVTLTAATLAMLLLRSPYTGSGKLADAFDLDGLQAVLDTKPGAALVSRLLLLGASALFIAVLFGAYAKREDEKEKKDLTFGLATGGAVIAAGIAGTWALAEHASTGIQPGIAMPVDVLHLLAVAGWLGGLAALLVALYRTPDITSAAVRRFSRMAFGSVLVLASTGLYASWRQVGSWSALTGTRYGQLLLLKVGLVAVLVGVAWTSRRWTARLACATAAPMASSGTGETAGATETTDPVEPGASADAPEEAVDPERAAQLSRQRAALTATKEKRARDADPDRSGLRRSVLVEAGIAAVLLVVTTILTSTEPGRTEEEAARGSTTSAPAPVTGGQLNLTLPFDTGGRNGKGTVRLDISPGGTGANSVHLWVDGPDERPLDVPEVKLAFTLESKDIGPLPVVPDHLTEGHWTASGVQIPMAGDWTVAVTVRTSDIDQTTIDKNVKIG; via the coding sequence ATGACAGCCACCGCCCCGCCCTCCGGGCCCTCCCTGATACGACGGCCGCACGCCGCGGTCGCGCACCTCGCCGCGCTGATCAGCCTGCTGTTCGGCCTGGTGCTGGCCTGCGCGAGCCCCGCGTCCGCGCACGCCGCCCTCACCGGGAGCGACCCGCAGGACGGGGCGGTGGTCGCCACGGCGCCCGGAGAGGTCACGCTCACCTTCTCCGAGCAGATCGCCATGAGCGACGACTCGATCCGGGTCCTGGACCCGAGCGGGAAGCGCGCCGACGACGGCGCTCCCCGTGACCTGACGGCCGGTGGCGCCGTGCGGTACGGCGTCCAGCTCCACAGCGGTCTCCCCGACGGCACCTACACCGTGGCCTGGCAGGCGGTCTCCGCGGACAGCCACCCGGTCTCGGGAGCCTTCACCTTCTCCGTCGGCGCCCCCTCGGAGACCACCGTCGCACTGCCCTCGGACAGCGCGGGCGGCGGCCTCGTGGGCGCGCTCTACGGCATCGCACGCTACGCCGCCTACGCCGGATTCATCCTGCTCGCGGGCGGGTCGGCCTTCGTGCTCGCCTGCTGGCAGCGCGGTGCCGGTGCCCGGCCGCTGCAGCGCCTCGTCGTACGCGGCTGGGTCACGCTGACCGCGGCCACGCTCGCCATGCTGCTCCTGCGCAGCCCGTACACCGGCTCCGGAAAGCTCGCGGACGCCTTCGACCTCGACGGTCTGCAGGCCGTCCTCGACACCAAGCCGGGGGCCGCGCTGGTCTCCCGGCTCCTGCTCCTGGGCGCCTCCGCCCTCTTCATCGCCGTCCTCTTCGGGGCGTACGCCAAGCGCGAGGACGAGAAGGAGAAGAAGGACCTCACCTTCGGGCTCGCGACGGGCGGGGCGGTCATCGCCGCGGGGATCGCCGGCACCTGGGCCCTGGCCGAGCACGCCTCGACGGGTATCCAGCCGGGTATCGCCATGCCCGTCGACGTGCTCCATCTGCTCGCCGTCGCCGGCTGGCTGGGCGGGCTCGCCGCGCTGCTGGTCGCCCTGTACCGGACGCCGGACATCACGAGCGCCGCGGTACGGCGGTTCTCCCGGATGGCGTTCGGCAGTGTGCTCGTCCTCGCCTCCACCGGGCTCTACGCGTCCTGGCGTCAGGTGGGTTCGTGGTCCGCGCTGACCGGCACCCGGTACGGCCAGCTGCTGCTCCTCAAGGTGGGGCTCGTCGCCGTACTCGTCGGGGTCGCGTGGACATCACGGCGGTGGACGGCGCGGCTGGCCTGCGCCACCGCTGCTCCGATGGCGTCCTCGGGAACAGGGGAGACGGCCGGAGCGACGGAGACGACCGACCCGGTCGAACCGGGTGCGTCGGCCGACGCACCCGAGGAGGCGGTGGACCCGGAACGCGCCGCCCAGCTCTCCCGGCAGCGCGCCGCTCTGACGGCGACGAAGGAGAAGCGCGCCCGCGACGCCGATCCGGACCGCTCCGGACTGCGCCGCTCCGTGCTGGTGGAGGCGGGCATCGCCGCGGTGCTGCTCGTCGTGACGACGATCCTGACATCCACCGAACCCGGCCGCACCGAGGAGGAGGCCGCCCGCGGCAGCACCACCTCGGCTCCCGCGCCGGTGACCGGCGGGCAGCTGAATCTGACCCTGCCCTTCGACACCGGCGGCCGGAACGGGAAGGGGACGGTGCGCCTGGACATCTCGCCCGGCGGAACCGGCGCCAACAGCGTGCACCTCTGGGTCGACGGGCCCGACGAACGCCCCCTGGACGTACCCGAGGTGAAGCTCGCCTTCACCCTGGAGTCCAAGGACATCGGACCGCTTCCGGTCGTCCCGGACCACCTCACCGAGGGGCACTGGACGGCGAGTGGCGTGCAGATCCCGATGGCCGGCGACTGGACGGTCGCCGTGACCGTGCGGACGTCGGACATCGACCAGACGACCATCGACAAGAACGTGAAGATCGGCTGA
- a CDS encoding ATP-binding protein has product MAFVVAQEVPTSSSMAVPHGPAGVGQARHRMREQLRSNGVSDTVVDDAVLILSELLSNACRHGRPLGQQAEVGDGDIRAAWRVDREGDLTVEVTDGGGPTRPVPATPSVTARGGRGLNIISALARKWGVRDDTAGEVTVWALVSTDQRHSGFATASPGRGIPAPRERSKLSGLDGLGGLSGFGSLDGLELAAALDAFDDAG; this is encoded by the coding sequence GTGGCGTTTGTGGTGGCACAAGAAGTGCCGACGTCGTCGAGCATGGCTGTACCCCATGGCCCTGCGGGCGTGGGGCAGGCGAGGCACCGTATGCGCGAGCAACTGCGCAGCAACGGGGTCTCGGACACCGTGGTCGACGACGCAGTTCTGATCCTTTCCGAACTTCTCAGTAACGCCTGCCGGCACGGCAGGCCGCTGGGGCAGCAGGCAGAGGTGGGTGACGGCGACATCCGCGCCGCGTGGCGCGTGGACAGGGAAGGCGATCTGACCGTCGAGGTCACGGACGGCGGCGGGCCGACCAGGCCGGTCCCGGCCACACCGTCGGTCACCGCGCGCGGCGGGCGCGGACTCAACATCATCAGCGCCCTCGCCCGGAAATGGGGCGTACGGGACGACACGGCCGGTGAGGTCACCGTCTGGGCCCTGGTCTCCACGGACCAGAGGCACAGCGGATTCGCGACGGCGTCCCCGGGCCGGGGGATTCCCGCACCCCGCGAACGGTCCAAACTGAGCGGACTGGACGGGCTGGGCGGACTGAGCGGTTTCGGCTCCCTCGACGGACTGGAGCTCGCCGCCGCGCTCGACGCCTTCGACGACGCGGGCTGA
- a CDS encoding ATP-binding protein has protein sequence MSMWWSLHLRREAASVPLARRFLLGTMETAGVDPDISYDLSVALSEACANAVEHGGERRDAGGSPGAGPLPAGDERLGHACGQYRVTAYLDGEKCRIEVADSGPGFPTRRTLRTVAPSSAGCPPDPQAPTGQPAGDPSHARTATHPPATSESGRGLCLIEELADHVHFGNRPGSGAVVSFDKILKWREGALLMVS, from the coding sequence ATGAGCATGTGGTGGTCACTCCATTTGCGGCGCGAAGCTGCGAGCGTTCCGCTCGCCCGTCGTTTTCTGCTGGGCACCATGGAGACCGCGGGGGTGGATCCGGACATCTCCTACGACCTCTCCGTCGCACTCAGCGAAGCCTGTGCGAACGCCGTCGAACACGGCGGTGAACGACGTGACGCCGGTGGGTCCCCAGGCGCGGGACCTCTCCCCGCAGGTGATGAGCGGCTCGGGCACGCCTGCGGGCAGTACCGGGTCACCGCTTATCTGGACGGTGAGAAATGCCGTATCGAAGTAGCCGACTCCGGGCCGGGTTTCCCCACCCGGCGCACGCTTCGCACCGTCGCACCGTCATCCGCCGGGTGCCCGCCGGATCCGCAGGCGCCCACCGGTCAGCCGGCGGGCGACCCTTCGCACGCGCGCACCGCGACGCACCCTCCGGCCACGTCGGAGAGCGGCCGCGGACTCTGCCTGATCGAGGAGCTCGCCGATCATGTCCACTTCGGCAACCGGCCGGGGAGCGGCGCGGTGGTCAGCTTCGACAAGATCCTGAAATGGCGGGAGGGCGCGCTGCTCATGGTGTCCTGA
- a CDS encoding glycerophosphodiester phosphodiesterase, producing the protein MTHARLPSGQPPIQVIAHRGASDDAPEHTLAAYRKAIEDGADALECDVRLTADGQLVCVHDRRVNRTSNGRGAVSALELADLAALDFGSWKDHKDHEESPDWDPVPGELTSVLTLERLLELAHDVRAGGRPLQLAIETKHPTRWAGQVEERLLHLLKRFGLDAPPADGPSPVRVMSFSARSLYRVRAAAPTLPTVFLMQFVSPRLRDGRLPAGARIAGPGMRIVRNHPGYIERLHRAGHRVHVWTVNEPEDVELCVRLGVEAIITNRPKQVLSQLGRS; encoded by the coding sequence GTGACCCACGCACGCCTACCCTCCGGACAGCCTCCCATCCAGGTCATCGCCCACCGCGGGGCCTCGGACGACGCCCCCGAGCACACCCTGGCCGCGTACCGGAAGGCCATCGAGGACGGGGCCGACGCCCTGGAGTGCGATGTTCGCCTCACCGCGGACGGGCAGCTCGTCTGTGTGCACGACCGCAGGGTGAACCGGACGTCGAACGGCAGAGGTGCCGTCTCCGCCCTGGAACTCGCCGACCTGGCCGCCCTCGACTTCGGGTCCTGGAAGGACCACAAGGACCACGAGGAGTCCCCCGACTGGGACCCGGTGCCGGGCGAGCTCACCTCCGTACTCACCCTGGAGCGCCTCCTCGAGCTCGCCCACGACGTACGGGCGGGCGGCAGGCCGCTCCAGCTGGCCATCGAGACCAAGCACCCCACACGCTGGGCCGGACAGGTCGAGGAGCGGCTGCTCCATCTGCTCAAGCGGTTCGGCCTGGACGCCCCGCCCGCGGACGGGCCGTCGCCGGTACGCGTCATGAGCTTCTCCGCGCGCTCCCTCTACCGCGTCCGGGCCGCCGCGCCCACCCTGCCCACCGTCTTCCTGATGCAGTTCGTCTCACCGCGGCTGCGCGACGGGCGGCTCCCCGCCGGAGCCCGCATCGCGGGTCCGGGGATGCGGATCGTACGCAATCACCCCGGGTACATCGAGCGGCTGCACCGGGCGGGCCACCGGGTGCACGTGTGGACCGTGAACGAGCCGGAGGACGTCGAGCTCTGCGTGCGCCTCGGAGTGGAAGCAATCATCACGAACCGGCCGAAACAGGTTCTTTCACAACTTGGCCGTTCTTAA